From the genome of Nicotiana sylvestris chromosome 1, ASM39365v2, whole genome shotgun sequence:
AAGCAATTAAGCATTCACTACTAATTTCTCACCAACTAAGACTACTTTAGCACTAATGAAAGCAATAAAGAAATTAAAGGCACAAACATAAATGCATTAATTAAAATATAAGGATAAACAGTGAGACTTGCATGTCTTCAAGTTTATCATTCATCAAGTCTACCTAAAATAAAAGCCTTTAAGGGTTATTTATACTAGAGTGGGTATTTGGCTACAAATGACCCAAATACCCCTAAGTTAATTCTGAGGAGCTatgtctccttttgtctttttgtcttcTTAAGCCGAGGgactttcggaaacagcctctctactccttcgggtaggggtaaagtctgcgtacatactacccttcctagacccactagtgggatttcactaggtgttgttgttgttgttgttgttgtatgtgtaGTCAATTATTACAAGTATAGCCTTCTTGATTTTGACTCCTTTAAAACTCTCCAATGCTATGATGTTGACTTGAAAAACATTAGGTATGGTCATCAGGCATGTAtcacaaacgagtcaagataaggacgaaatatgttgttcatcaaatgcatgaatgctgctggggcattggtcagcccaaaagacatcatcgAGTCCTGAATCTTTAACTGGTAATAccctgacctcaaatcaatcttggaaaacaccctCCCTCCTGAAGTTGGTCAagaaaatcatcaatacgaggcaaaggatacttgttcttgatggtgactttgttcaactgcctgtaatcaatgcacattcttatagtgtcatccttcttcttcacaaataaaactggtgcaccccaaggtgacatactaggccgaataaacccctaatcgaggagttcctgaagttgctcctttaagtCCTTGAActtcgttggtgccatacgatatggtggaatagaaataggctgagtccctggtaccaaatcaataccgaagttaATATCTATGTCCGGCAGCATGCCCGGCAGTTCTACAGGAAACACATGTAGAAAATCTTGCACTaccggaacagaatcaatagtaggagtctctgcactaacatccctcacaacggccaaataagaaagacaacctttcctAACCATCCGCTGGGACTTCAAGAGTGAAattactctactaggaacataatccaatgaaccttgccactcaatctgtggcaaccCCAGTATAGCCAACGTCACTGCCTTAGCGtaatagtccaaaatagcatgatgTGGAAAACATaagtccatacccaatatcacgtcaaaatcaaccatactaagtagTAAAAGgtcaactctagtctccaatcccccaatagtcacacgaccgatacacacggtctacaataatagcatcgcccaccagagtagatacatgaacaaataaaactagagactcacggggcatatccaaataatgagcaaagtacgacgacacatatgaataagtaaagctagggtcaaataataccgaagcatctcaGTGACATACTGAGATAATATCTGTGATCACAGCTTCTGAAGTAATAGAATTTGGTCTGgcaggaagtgcatagaaatgggcctgaccaccaccgaatcggcctccccctcttgggTGACCCCTGGTTGACTGAGCTCTACCCTGAGCTGACTGGGCGGGTGGTGTAGCTGTTGGTGCTGATGCCATCAGACGAGAACTCTACTGCGGAGTCCCACTCAACAACCTAGGGTAATCTCTCTTTATATGGCCAAGATCCccgcactcaaaacaacccctCCTTGACGGAACTGCTGCTCCTAATACCCCCTTGGAACTACCCGTAGAAACCTGAGCATACGAGGCATGGTGAGAACTCTGCACTGGTAGTGCACTGAAAGAAGACAGGCCTGAGTGAGCAATGTGAGGGCTGTGGTTGTTTGACGCACCACGATGAACTGGTCGGGTCGTCTGAGCATGTCTAAAGAGATGACCCCTACCGTGGTGGAACTAATCTCCAGAAGGAATGCCACCAAAACTCCCTGATCCactaggcctcttggcctccctctcaactcgcTCCTGGTGGCGAACCGACTCTATCTCCCGAGAAATGTcgacaacctcctcaaaagaagtaccagacaccctctccctagtcatgaggatccgcagctgatatgtgaggaaacctcttgatcctctccttgtttgtgggaaccaaccaaatagcatgatgggccaacttatgatgttgttttgagtgttccgaaggttggaacaagttcgaataatattatgggatatgttggcatgtttggttgaggtcttgagggcctcgggtgagtttcgggtggtcaatcggaccatttcatgttgtgaaaaattgcagaatttctgttgttggtgttgcaggttttgACCTTCGAGTTCGTGATGcatgtcccgcattcgcgaagggttaagtGTGGAGTTGGCCTTCGCATTCATGAAGATGGTTCCGCGATCACGAAGGTGTGTGGTctatggtcatcgcgttcgcgagtctcctgttgcgttcgcatagaggaagggGGATAGTTGGGTCCCCAATGCTTTTGTTCTACACGTTCGTGTAGTAGagttcgcgttcgcgacctgttGAGTTCGCTGTGCTTCTCATTCGCGAGAAGGTTATCGTGTTCGTGTAGAAGAAATTCTGGCCTATGAAGcagtgtgcttcgcgaacgctaGTGATgtgtcgcattcgcgatgaagaaaaatcTGGGCAGGcagtttatattttaaaatagagggtttaagtccaatttcataaaaaccattggagagctcgagagaaggtggaatttgaggagattttcaatggagctattggggtaagtattcttcactcatatttggtaaTTTCATGATTTGGttttgaatttcatcatttaattggaGAAATTAGAATGAAATTTGGGGGGAAATGGAAGAAAAATTTGAtatttcttttggggatttgaatgagcaattgaggtcggattttgatgaattttatatgggtagactcatgagtgaatgaggattttattgatgtgatttttattggattccgagacgtgggtccgggggtcgggttAGAGCAATTTCGGGACTTTTTATGtagattggatattttcgagtgggctttgttccgttcgcatattttaatggttatgtgctgattgtggctagatttggagcatccggaggtcgattcgtgagggcaaaggcatcgcaggctatagtttggaccggatcgaggtgagtaatgattgtaaatgttgtcctgagggtatgaaaccccggattgcacatcatggtgctatattgaggtgacacacacgctagatgacgagcgtggggtcgtgcaccgttggggattgtgagttagtccgtcccgaatgactgttttaccgcgtatttgattgaaaaatatttgctatcatcatgttttgggctgaatgccatatttggcccttgtgccaactatttgaacctttaggggatttttacttatatttcctcactgttttgactttatactcgtactcaatcatgttatattctactgtcTTCATAATTCAGCCATGTCTATTttgttttaatacattaaatgatattttaaatgataatttgggctgagcaccatgttttactgttgcccgagtggcttatgagattctgactgactAAGGCCGAGGGCtggtgttgtgaggatacactgactATGATTTACGAGGCTGAGGGCCTGaatttgtacgccacgagatggcttgttgatatgaggccgagagcctagtgatgatgccacgagatggcttgatattgcgcttgggccataaggggcccctccaggagtctgcacacccccagtgagtgcggggtacccattgtgatgtgagatatagcccaaggggctggttttGTTTTCGAGATATTGCTctaggggcggatttgttgacattgtgcccgaggggcaatcctttatgtgtttatctttcctatttgcctgtcatttgcttgcttaattgttaaaaaggcatttcatgaagcttaaactgaactaaagtgattttacatatcttcactgattcactatttttactggcttctactgcttcattatagtctgtaatgtgccttacgtgatctcatatttttcagtctttatttatgattattactcactgagttggagtactcactttactctctgcaccccgtgtgcagatttaggcattGCAGATCCTGCTTGCAAGGGTTGAGAGCTCCTGGAAGAttttggagttcacgaggtagctgctcggcgtccgcaaccccgtgcttctccccctttatctcctTTATTTCTCTTTCAAtgattctgtaatagctttgtagacacttcagacttgtattaaattGATAGATGTgcatgactggtgataccccagtaccgggctgtgttgggttttatttccgcaaacCATAATGTGCGCTGCTTATCATTTTGGAATTTATTATTATGATGTTTAAAACTTAATGCttattatcttaaattacttaaaattgaaatgggaatgtgtcggctggccttgtcttcacgagaggcgccagcACGACCGGTtccgggtttagggttgtgacagtGATGATATTTGGAAGAATCCGGGATGAAATTTAAGTCTTACACGACTTCTCGAGCCTAAATAATTGTTGGTTTCCAAGGTTGACTAGTTATATAATCATGTCTCTAATATACCCAACTACTTCATTTTTAACTAGAAACAGTCTTCAAAACTACCAAAAGCTTTTATTCTCTTTGTTATATTTTAGGTTTATGATTGTATGGGATCTTTGTACTCCATCATCATAGCTAAAGTTAACATTAAATTTTGTTGAGTTCATATGCATATGAGTTTTAGtcttgttggcccaagtaaaggttagtttgaagactgacaaaggaattcagacatgaaccaggtccatcctagTAGAGCCCAGATATGGATAGACTTAAGCATGTGacatgcacgtgaaggagataaacttATCTTGaaagaagtaatatctcctgaacCTGATTGAAAAAGGTTGCATACTGGAGAAGTAGAAGAACTCCTTACTCAAAGATAATACGGTTTAAGAGAAGGGTGGAGTTAGAGGTTGAGATCAACTACAACTCTTCCACCAATGAAGAGTAGCATCAGAATTCTAGTCAATCTCtatttactaactctataaatatcagtgttgttctcttttataggtaacgcacataagcagaagttaaacgtgaattgagagcaaaatagcaaggcaattttgcaagcaatttgtgtgtgattcaagagtgcaaacctgaagctacatgaaccagatagaagaaccagttccaagtatctattttttattctagttcaattgttgtaggtattttcatattgtaactttcagctttatctagaagcaaatgtattaggtactcagagtttttcaagttagagttaacttgaagttgtcgcaacagttgaggttgtgtgctacaacgggattagtaTTAGTcgtaggtttacaaaagagtttttgtaaatgttgtttttggctcagtgattttagtggagagtttggaaaaatcctactagAAGGTAGGTCTttgttttttcaccttttgagccaggtgttttccacgtaaaatctttattttctttaatttcaatacttattattccgcaatagTAGTAGTTgtaacacatagaagaaccaggtcatTCTATAATTAGGTTAAAtgaaaaattggacaccacacaaatcacccccctcccCCCTCTTGGTGGTATTGAAGTGTaaaatatcaattggtatcaaagcaggttatccttgaagaggctaacaccttaggaacaaatcaagatgagtgcaccacctggaaactaggaaagacaatccactgctaggcctccactcttcaATGTTCAGTACTACTCCTAGTGGAAAAACaagatgagagatcacatcatcggAGTGGATTATGAACTATGGGACGTTGTTACTGATGGTCCATTGGCTACCAtgaagaagaatgttgaaggagtggatgtgccaaagactagAGCTGACTGCAATGTTGAGGACTTGAAGAAGTGGGAaaagaatgctaaggccaagaaatggcttgtgtgtggacttagTCTAGACGAGTACAGCAAAATTCAAAGATGTACTACTGCTAAGGAAATTTGGGatactttgcaagtggctcatgaaggaactcctcaagtgaaCAGATCAAGAGGAACATTGTTGTACTCTCAATACGAGAATTTTACCATGAAgtaaggagaaaccatccaagagatgtatacaaggttcacaacactaacaaatgaacttaagtctcttggaaggattatcctTGAataagacaaggttgagaaaactTTGACAAGGCTTTTGCCAgttacttgggaaagcaaaatcactgttattcaggaatcaaagaacattgtcactctcaagttggatgagttaattggaaatctcactgcctatgaacttagaaggcaaaccatgacaATGGATGCGCCCAAGAAagaaagaagtctggctctcagaattgctgaaggtgcagatctagaggaggatgaaatgGCTATGTTCACGAGGGATTTCAAGAAGTATCTAATGAGAGGAAAGAGTTCTTCAAGAGGTGCAACCTACAACAAACCAAAGGTCCCTGAAAAACAGACCGACAAGGGCTATTATAAATGTGGCAagactgaccacatgatcaaaaactgtcctcagtgggaaattgaatggaagaaggaaagggctaaacgaagaaacaggaagaaggaacaggttcatcccaagaagaacaaaggatcaacaaaggctatagttgctgcttggggagaaagctcagatgaggattcagaagatgaagatggagatgaacaagtacttatggccattggagaatctgATGAGCAATCAGAGGTAGgtgtgattcatctcaaagacaagattaaatttttatcTAAAGAAAGTCTATCTGAGTTACTGctagatttcattgatgaatctgaggtcataaacaatgaaaaggaatagaTGTCTAAGGAATGTGTAATCTTGAAAGttaagtgcaaaaatctggaactcggggctagtgaaagtgatagtaaaaaggttgagttgaagaaccaggttttTGAACTTGACACCATTGTGTTagagcttagatctgaaaatttaaaactgaaattaagaacaggtaaaaagaaagttgatcacatacatctcaccttagaagaaaatctaggaaaatgaaggatgagttgtataagaagggtgagcagataagagtcctaaaagaaGATCCAAGCAAGGTtaagcatgaactagacagaacttatAAATGGAATAAGCCATCTGATGCACTATCATGGCTACAAGACCACCATAGTAGAAATAAGAAAGGACTTGGCTATGGAACCCCTGCACCTAAGTAGGATCCCAAAATCAAGTAcatcacacttcctgagaacaaaatcgGCACACACTGTGATAAGACTGGTCACTACAAAAGTGAATGTaatacaaaagaaaaggctagtcaaaagaacaaaacttttgttcaaaggaaaaataggctgccaggatgggctaaaaagaatttaattcacccttttgcctatagaaagggacccaaactagtttgggttcctaagactaacccctgattttcttttgcaggtccaagtgaaggggagtagccaaatatggtacatggatactggctgctcaaagcatatgactagaagcaagaaccagttcttttcacttgaggacctaaaaggaggtaatgtctcctttgaaaatggtaagaaaggtgagatcattggggttggaaagataAGTAAGAcactcacattccattgagaatgtctgcttgatagatggcttgacagaggtaacttggtagcattcacctctaccaaatgaaagtgataaatcttaccactgacaagattgttttgcagggaaaaagagtaaacaatgTATACATTatagatttgtccactctttcaaaaaatgaactcacttgcttaagtgtgttggacaatgatcccgccctttggcacaaaagacttggacatgcaagtctaagtcaactcaacaaattagtctccaaggacctggtgatagggaTGCCTAACTTCAAgtttaaggaagacaaagtttgtgaggcttttgcaagggggaagcaggtaagatcctcttttaaatgcaagaaagtggtaagcacgACTAGGtcgatggaactggttcatatggatctctatggtccaatgagaacattaagcaGATGTGGTAAAAaatatgtgatggtgcttgttgatgattactctaggtttacttggatattatttttaacatctaaggatgaagcatttgacatgtttacttcttttgttagaaaaactcagaaacaactaggtaatcaacttgcatcaattaggtctgatcatggaactaaatttgaaaatgctaagtttgttgaattttgtgatgagcatggcagagatcataatttttctgcccCTAGTACTctacaacaaaatggagtagttgaaagaaagaataggacacttaaagatatggctaggactatgcttctttctagtaaactaccCTATAGCTTTTGGGCAGAagctgtaaacactgcatgttacatcattaataggtgcatgactagaaatcttgtagagaagactccctatgagttacttaaaggaagaaaaccaaatatatcccatcttaggatATTTGGATGCAAGtactttgtgcacaataatggaaaggactccctaggtaagtttgatcccagaaaagatgagggagtattcttgggatattcttcacatagtttgtacaacaaaagaactatgtgtgtagaagaaagtgtacatatagtttttgatgaaactaacattctttctgagagacaggaacatgaagatgaagctattgggctggtaaaagtTTTAAATGAAGTCATAGCCCAAGATGAAGCTACACCAGAaaaaggaacaggtgatggaacaggttcttccattcagggcaacctgacaaggggaactgaacaaagaagaactGAATCTAATTCCCAAATGGAACCTATCCATgagcctgttcctcagcaacaaaacatgggagaaacatcaaacagaaaccagttggttgtgaaaccttacaagtatcaaattTCTCAttccattgagaacataattacagATCCAACTTCTGGAATTAAAACTAGATCTTAATTAAAGAAtctttgtgcttttgatgcttttttatctattattgaacctaaaaatattgttgaggctttgcaggatgcaaactgggtaaatgcaatgcaagatgaactcaatcagtttgaaagGAGTCATATTTGGCATctggttccaagacccaaggacatatcagtaattggcactaaatgggtctttagaaacaaacttgaagaagatggagttgttacaaggaacaaggcaaggttggtggtccaaggttatagccaagaggagggcatagactatgatgagacatttgctccagttgcaaggttggaagcaataagactcctcatagcctttgctgcATATATGGAAtgtactcttcaccagatggacgtcaagagtgccttcctaaatggctacttaaaggaagaagtgtttgtcaaacaaCCACCAGGGTCTGAAAGCAAGGAGTGCCCAGATCATGTATACAAACTAGACAAGGCACTCTATGGACtgaagcaggctcctagagcatggtatgaacgattatccaaattcctgcttaaacatggctacaagagaggtaaaattaatagcactctattcttgagggaaaagGTATGGATCTTCTTGTAGTAcaagtatatgttgatgacataattttttgGGCAACCACTGAAAAACTAAGTAAGAAATTTGCTAAACttatggggagtgaatttgagatgagtatgatgggtgagcttaatttcttcttaggcttacaaattaaacaaaactcaaatggaaccatgatccatcggcagaaatatgcaaaagagttgattaagaagtttaaaatggaagaatcaaaggaaatagacactcTTATTGCAACAGCCACAAAATTGGACATAGATGAACccggttcatctgttgatcagaagttgtataagggtatgattggttcacttttgtatcttactgctagcagacctgacattgttttcaaTATAGGGCTTTGTGCTTGATTTCAAGCAAATCCAAAGGAATAtcacttgactgttgtcaaaAGAATATTGAAatacttgaaaggcactactgacctttgcctttggtatccaaaaggtagtaactttaacctagtgggatatgctcatgctgactatgcaggtttccttgtggataggaagatcacctcaggtatggcatactttcttggttcatgtcttgtgtcatgggctactaaaaagcaaaattcagtggccttatctactgtTGAAACTGAGTATATTGATGCTGCTTCCTGTTGTGCTCAATTACTGTGGATCAAACAGCAGTTCCtggattttggtattgaagttggttgcatccctattttttgtgataacactagtgctattagtatgactaagaactcggttcatcataagagaactaagcacatagatgttagacatcatttcttaagggacaactatgagaaaggactTATCActatagaattttgtgctactgataaacagaTTACTGACATCTTTAcaaaagcactgagtagagaaagctTTCAAAGGAACAGATTAGAactagggatgattaagatcacctaatgaaaccagttcagaatgcacaatgaaaaaaaatgaaaaaaaaaattggttaggaaatctggaacttgtataaatatctagattaatcttTGCACAGTTtcatactgtaaatagtatactcctgtgccatgtgttgatatgactcactgatctctaacaaaatttcttcttttttggcaAATTGAGGCATGATCAAGAGGATTCTTAGTGAAGAACATGGTTCATCAGTACTGGTTCATTTGAATAACGaggtatgttttctacactctacacaattagaaatattaatatttaattcatgagcagagtcctacctaTGTTCAAAAACATCAAAAACCTATCCTTTTGATTTTGAACCAGTTCCGTTTCAATTAGGCTCCTCACCGTATTAAAATGCCTAGATTCTAGAGAAGATTAACCGTCTtttcaacctgaaatttcagAGTGATTGGACCTCTAATTGACTACAAAAAGCTGTTGTTGGACATTAATTAAGCCTCTCTCTTTAAAATCCTTCATCATCATCACTGCCACTCTCATAATTCTCAAAACcgtcaaaatatttttctgttcTCTACTCTTCTTTCTTCTAACACTCTAATCAAAATTTTCTCCCTAAATTAACGAAGATGACCAACCCCCAAGATAACCCCGGCACACCTCCACCACCTACCCCCTCAGATTCCTCTACTACTCCTCAACCCAGCACAACCCCCAAGGCGAGTGAAGATGCTTGCTCGCAAAACTGTGGCTGCAAGTGTgctttcaagaaaactaaacgcAAAATTAAAGGCTAGTCAAGCCCAAGATTCTAAAAATTCTGATGATTCTTTCAAGTCTGCGAGTGAGGGGGAAGGAACTGGGTCTTCTGATTCTGAGCAGGCAACATCTGTGCAAAATCCCCCTTTTGAGGTACGTTCTGTTCTAGTTGAAAATTTGGAGAATCGTTTTGTTTTGGTTGGGTCAGTTGTGAATGTGGAAATGATTAAGTCAAGAAGGAGAGGAGGTAAAAATAACAGAGGAAAAGAAATTGAGAGTGAGGGTGTTCGTAGTGATGTGAggggaaaaaggaaagaagtgGTTGATTCTTCACCTACCTCTGAAGCGATTAAACTGGATATCTGTGGAGCTGAGCCAGAAAAGGTGATAGAGAGTAGCAAGAAAACAGGGGGAAGTGGTTCAGGGGAAGCTGCTAAAGGGCTTGTCAATCTCAGTTCACATATAGATGAACCCGGTTCATCTATTGAGGAAATCCTAGCAGATCTTCTGAAGAAGGTGGGTACACACTATAACCCCAAGAAAAGGAGAATTCCAACACCAAAAGTTCCTAGCACTGCAAGAACCTCCAAGAAAAGGAAGGTTTCTTCTCCAACAACTACTGATATTCCTCTACCAAAAGGAAGGGCCACAAGAAGTAAGTTGAAGCAGAGTGAGGATGAGTTGCAAAAAGCTATGAAAGAAagtaagaagaaaagaataaacaAAGGGAAAGCTAAGGTGGCAGAGCCTGTTGAGGCTGTTGATGTGGATGAGATGGACCCGGTCCATCAAGGTGAACATGTGACTATGGAGGTATAGGTTTAGACCCCTAAGCCCAAGAAGATCAAGACTTCCTCAAAGAAGTCTTCATCTGTATACAAGTCTGTTGAACCCTTTTCTTTGGCTAAAAGAACAAGGTCTGCTGTGAAAGCCAAACAAGTTAAGATTACTGAGGAAGAAGATTGGAGTGGTGAAGAAGAGGGTGAATCTAACAATGAACAAGATAAGCTGGCCAAGTTTGGCAAACGAACCATCTTGAAGGATAGACTTTTGAAGTTAGAGGAACCAGGGATGGTTCGACTAGTTGATGCTCTAACTATtcagggatggaaggacatggtccttcattTGGATGGCAGGCTGGCGAGAAATGAGATTATTAAGTTCATGGACAATGCAAAGGTCAAGGATGGCAAAGTTATCAGCCAAGCGAAAGGGGTTCAAGTGTCTTTTGATGCAAAAAGGCTGGGTGAAATCCTTGACATTCcttctgaagggtttgatgactacacGAGGCAAAAATGGCCAAGTTTGGACTCCTTTCCTACTGCCCTTGCCATTACTAGGAAGTTCTGTGATGTCACATAA
Proteins encoded in this window:
- the LOC138869694 gene encoding uncharacterized protein; protein product: MASAPTATPPAQSAQGRAQSTRGHPRGGGRFGGGQAHFYALPARPNSITSEAVITDIISTVCIGRVTIGGLETRVDLLLLSMVDFDVILGMDLCFPHHAILDYYAKAVTLAILGLPQIEWQGSLDYVPSRVISLLKSQRMVRKGCLSYLAVVRDVSAETPTIDSVPVVQDFLHVFPVELPGMLPDIDINFGIDLVPGTQPISIPPYRMAPTKFKDLKEQLQELLD